The proteins below are encoded in one region of Planctopirus limnophila DSM 3776:
- a CDS encoding HNH endonuclease: protein MVAMLTRPTLVLNRNWQPVGVASVARSLSLVASGRARIVDPADYQLYTWQDWSRLIPQQDKPFVQSVTFRLRVPEVITLTGYDRVPRQVVTFSRLNLYKRDQYTCQYCDAKPGSEELTIDHVQPRSRGGTSTWENCVLACIACNNKKANRTPQEAHMPLRKMPIRPTWQPLYSRHNLKIQSWRKFLSEAYWTVELDGS, encoded by the coding sequence GTGGTTGCCATGTTGACAAGACCCACTCTGGTGCTCAATCGAAACTGGCAGCCGGTCGGTGTCGCTTCGGTCGCACGCTCATTATCTCTAGTTGCCAGTGGCAGAGCGCGCATTGTTGACCCTGCTGATTATCAACTCTATACCTGGCAAGACTGGTCGAGACTCATCCCTCAGCAGGATAAGCCCTTCGTACAATCGGTCACATTCCGCCTGCGCGTCCCTGAGGTGATCACATTAACCGGGTATGATCGAGTTCCCCGCCAAGTGGTGACATTCAGTCGGCTGAATCTCTACAAACGGGACCAGTATACCTGTCAGTATTGTGACGCAAAACCTGGTTCAGAAGAACTGACGATCGACCATGTTCAACCGCGGTCGCGTGGAGGAACCAGCACCTGGGAGAATTGTGTACTGGCGTGTATTGCCTGTAACAACAAAAAAGCGAACCGCACGCCTCAGGAAGCCCATATGCCCCTGCGGAAAATGCCAATTCGCCCCACATGGCAGCCACTCTACTCCCGGCACAATCTGAAGATTCAAAGCTGGAGAAAGTTCCTGAGTGAAGC
- a CDS encoding sulfatase-like hydrolase/transferase yields MRQWLYGQLEAGCSQISAFAFCMLALVITPVIAADRPNILLIVGDDMGYADVGFHGCKDIPTPNLDALAKSGVQFTSGYVTGPYCSPTRAGLLTGRYQQRFGHEFNPSGANTGLPLTEVTIADRLKQVGYTTGLVGKWHLGSQPAMHPQERGFEEFIGFLGGAHSFFDAQGILRGHEPVKTIDYTTDLFGREAVSFIEKHRDKPWFLYLSFNAVHTPMHATEDRMAKLASISDQERRTYAAMMLAMDEAIGKVLTQLETTGQKQKTLVMFISDNGGPTMPGVTINGSINTPLRGSKRTTLEGGIRVPFVVSWPGKIAPAVFDSPVIQLDLTATALAVAGVEKDVKSDGVNLLPYLQGKQSEVPHAALFWRFGEQMAVRAGDYKLVRYDSNADTLTGKGKQPVTAARLYDLKEDLGETRDLAASMPEKVAELQAQWDRWNQQNMPPLWGGGNKVASDGEPRSGQSGKASQKFEKSEKRAKQSTSGESQ; encoded by the coding sequence ATGAGACAATGGTTGTACGGGCAATTGGAAGCAGGCTGTTCACAGATCTCTGCATTCGCTTTCTGCATGCTGGCTCTGGTGATCACCCCAGTGATTGCAGCAGATCGCCCCAATATCCTACTGATCGTCGGGGATGATATGGGATATGCAGACGTAGGCTTCCATGGCTGCAAAGACATCCCGACTCCCAACCTCGATGCCTTGGCAAAATCGGGAGTTCAATTTACCAGCGGATATGTCACTGGCCCTTACTGCTCACCCACCCGGGCCGGTTTACTCACGGGGCGTTATCAGCAGCGATTCGGACACGAGTTCAACCCGTCAGGTGCCAATACCGGTCTTCCATTAACTGAAGTGACGATTGCCGACCGATTGAAACAGGTCGGTTATACAACGGGCCTGGTAGGGAAGTGGCATCTGGGTTCGCAACCCGCTATGCACCCACAAGAACGTGGGTTTGAAGAATTCATCGGCTTTCTGGGAGGGGCACACAGCTTCTTCGACGCCCAGGGAATTTTGCGCGGTCACGAGCCCGTCAAAACCATCGATTACACCACGGATCTCTTTGGTCGAGAAGCCGTTTCATTTATTGAAAAACATCGGGACAAACCATGGTTTTTGTACCTTTCGTTTAATGCCGTCCATACTCCCATGCATGCCACGGAGGATCGCATGGCGAAGTTGGCCAGCATCTCTGATCAAGAACGCCGCACTTATGCGGCCATGATGCTGGCGATGGATGAAGCGATTGGCAAAGTCCTCACGCAACTGGAAACCACCGGGCAGAAGCAAAAAACGCTGGTCATGTTCATCAGTGATAACGGCGGCCCGACAATGCCCGGCGTCACCATTAATGGCTCAATCAACACCCCTTTAAGGGGCTCCAAACGTACTACTCTGGAAGGTGGGATCAGAGTTCCATTCGTCGTCTCATGGCCCGGCAAGATTGCACCGGCGGTCTTCGATTCACCGGTTATTCAGTTGGATCTCACAGCGACTGCGCTCGCAGTGGCAGGTGTAGAAAAAGATGTTAAATCGGATGGCGTTAATCTGCTTCCTTATCTTCAAGGAAAGCAAAGCGAAGTTCCACACGCCGCACTCTTCTGGCGATTTGGGGAGCAGATGGCTGTCCGTGCCGGCGATTACAAACTTGTCCGTTACGATTCCAATGCTGACACGCTGACAGGCAAAGGGAAACAGCCCGTGACCGCTGCCAGGCTCTATGACCTCAAAGAAGATCTGGGAGAAACCAGAGATCTTGCGGCTTCCATGCCCGAAAAAGTCGCCGAACTGCAAGCGCAATGGGATCGCTGGAATCAACAGAACATGCCCCCACTTTGGGGTGGTGGCAACAAGGTCGCAAGCGATGGCGAGCCCCGCTCTGGCCAATCGGGAAAAGCGTCTCAAAAATTTGAGAAGTCAGAAAAAAGAGCCAAACAGTCGACGAGTGGCGAAAGTCAATAA